CAGATCCGTGGCGACCGCACCGGGGTCGACGACCGCAGCGGGCCAGTCGGTGTCGGCGGCGAACTGTCGGACGAGGCCCTCGACGGCAGCCTTCGAGGCGGCGTAGGCGCCGAATCCCTCGCGGGCCTCGCGGGCGATGCCCCCCGAGAGCGCCAGCAGACGCGCGTCGTCGGCGAGGTGGGGGCTTGCCTCACGGAAGGTAGCGAAGACGCCGCGGGCGTTGGTCCGCATCGTGTCGTCGAACGCCGCGTAGGATTCGCGGTCGATCGGCGTCTCGCCGGGGTCGCCGTGGTAGACGCCGGCGTTCGCGACGACGACGTCGACAGCTCCGCCCTCGCGAGCGGCGGTCTCCAGCAGGCGTTCGACGTCGAACTCGTCGCGCACGTCCGCACGCTGGGTCGTGACCGACCCGCCCGATTCGTGGACGGCGGCTGCCAACTCCACCAGTGCGTCGGTGTCGCGAGCACACGTGACGACGTGCGCGCCGGCGTCGGCGACCGCTTCGACTACCGCTCTGCCGATCCCTCGCGTCCCGCCCGTGACGACGACCGTCGCTCCGTCCATACCGCGTCGTTGGGCCGGGTCCGTGATGAGCGTCCCGACGGAACGGGCGACGGCGGCTGTCCGTCGAGGCGGCGGCCGCCGGCCACCACGGGATCCACCGACCGCACCGGTTTGGCACCCCCTTTTTCAGTGCCGGGCACCGATGTGGAAGTAATGGTAGGTCTATCGGGACGGGCGGACGGCGAGTCTGTGACGGTGGTCGGCGGCGGCGTCGGCGGTCTCTCGACGGCGGCGTACCTCGCCGACGCCGGGGCGGACGTGACGCTCGTGGAGAAAAACGACCAACTAGGCGGGCGGGCGAGTCGCCTCGAAGCCGACGGCTTCCGCTTCGACATGGGTCCCTCGTGGTATCTCATGCCCGACGTGTTCGAGCGCTTCTTCGCCCACTTCGGGAAGGCCCCGAGCGACTACTACGACTTGGAACGGCTCGACCCGCACTATCGGATCTTCTTCAAAAACGAAGGCATCGGTGCCGGCGACGGCGAGCAGGTCGATATCGCCGCCGACCGGTCGAAGAACCGCGAGCTGTTCGAGTCCATCGAGCCCGGCGCGGGCGAGGCCTTCGACGAGTACCTCGCGACGAGCGAACGCCACTACGAGACGGCGATGGAGAAGTTCGTCTACGAGGACCGCTCGTCGCTGCGGGACTGGGTGGACCTGGACGTGATGCGCGCGGCGCCCATCGGGATCAAGCTCATGCGGTCGATGCAGGGCCACGTGGACAACTACTTCGAGAACCCCAAGCTCCAGCAGATCATGCAGTACACGCTCGTGTTCCTCGGGGGGTCGCCCCGCAACACGCCGGCGCTGTACAACATGATGAGCCACGTCGACTTCAACATGGGCGTGTACTACCCCGTGGCCAACGAGGCCGACGAAAACGGCGACCACCCGGGCGGCATCGGCGTCGTCGTCGACGCGTTCGTCGACCTCTGTCGGGAACTCGGCGTGGACTTCGAGACCGGCGTCGAGGTCGACGAGATCACCCGCCGCAAGCGCGGGTTCCTCGTCGCCGACGAGACGGGCGCGGAGCGCCGACCGGACCGCGTGGTCGTCAACGCCGACTACGCCCACGCCGAGCAGGAACTGCTGCCCGAGCACGAGCGGCAGTACGACGACGGCTACTGGGACGACCGTACCTACGCTCCCTCGGCGTACCTCCTCTACCTCGGGGTCGAAGGAGACGTGCCCGAACTGGCCCACCACACCCTCGTCCTCCCGGACGACTGGGACCCGCACTTCGAGAAGATCTTCGACGACCCGGCCTGGCCCGACGAGCCGGCGTACTACCTGTGCGTGCCGTCGAAGACCGACGACACCGTGGCGCCGGAGGGCCACAGTAACCTGTTCGTCCTCGTGCCCATCGCGCCCGGACTGGAGGACTCGCCCGCACGACGCGACCGGTACCGGGAGCAGATCCTCGACGACGTGGCCGACCACACCGGGACCGACCTCCGGGACCGGATCGTCTTCGAGGAGGACTTCTGCGTCTCCGACTTCGTCGACCGCTACAACGCGACGGCGGGGACGGCCCTGGGGCTTGCGCACACGCTCCGCCAGACCGCGCTCCTGCGACCGCCGAACCGCTCGGACGCGGTCGAGGGGCTGTACTTCACTGGCTCGTTCACGACCCCCGGGATCGGCGTCCCGATGTGTCTCATCAGTGGCCAGCACACTGCCCAGGCGCTCGTCGATGACGTGAACTAAAGCCGATCGACCGAGTATGTCCGACGACGCGATGGCTTCGCTGACCGCACGCCTCGGCGCGCTCGCACCGCCCGACACCACCGTCGGGTATCTCCTGCGGCTCTCGCGGCCGCGGTTCTGGCTGTACCTGGCCGGGCCGGCGATGGTCGGGACCGTCTTCGCTGCGGGCACGACCGACGCGCTGTTCACGCCGCTGACCGTCGTGCTGGCCGCGTACTTCCTCGTTCCCGCGAACGTCTTTCTCTACGGCGTCAACGACGTGTTCGACGCCGACATCGACGTCGAGAACCCCAAGAAAGAGGACAAGGAGGTCCGCTACCGGGGGAGTCGCGCGGTCGTCGCCGCCGTGCTGGCGAGCGGCGTCTTCGGGATCGCGATACTGCCGGTCCTCCCCACAGAGGCCGTCTTCGCGATGCTGGCCTTTCTCGCCCTGTCGGTCCAGTACAGCGCGCCACCGTTCCGGTTCAAGACGACCCCGCTGCTCGATTCGCTGTCGAACGGGTTGTACGTCCTCCCGGGCGTGGTGGCGTACGCGACCGTCGCCGGGGCGTTCCCGCCGACGCTGGCGGTCGCCGGTGCGTGGCTGTGGACGATGGCGATGCACACGTTCTCGGCCGTCCCGGATATCGAACCGGACCGCGCCGCGGGCATCGAGACGACCGCGACCCTCCTCGGCGAGGGGCCCACCTACGCCTACTGCGCGGTCGTCTGGGCGGCAGCCGCGGCGGTGTTCTGGCTGGTCCACCCCTACTGGGGCGGCCTGCTCGCCGTCTACCCCGTGTTCACCGCCGGCGTCGCGCTGACCGACGTGTCGGTCGACCGGGCCTACTGGTGGTTCCCGTTCCTGAACACCGCCGTCGGAACGCTGTTGACGATGGGCGGGCTCTGGGTGATCCTCTATGGCGCCTGACTGGGTCGAGTCGGCCGGCTGGCCCACTTCCGGGTCGATCGACCGTGGCCGGATCGAAGCCCGTCTGGACCGCCTCGTCCGTCTGAACCGGTTCACGATCGCCGTCGTCTTTCCCGTCACCGGGGCCGTCCTCCTGTTGGCCAGCGCGCTCGGGTGGTTCGCCACCGCGGTCGCGGCGCTCCCCGCACCGCTCGCGAGCGGGCTCGCGTGGCTACCCGAGGCGCTGGCGTTCAACCCCTGGCTCGTCCTCGTCGGCGTCGTCGTGATGCGCCTGCCGCTCGTCGCGGGCGTCGCGCCGCTTCTCGACCGGCGGGCGACCCTCGCGCTGGTCGCGCTGGCGGCCTACGCCTACGGGATCGAGTTCGTCGGGGTCACGACCGGGTGGCCCTACGGCGCCTTCGAGTACGGCGTCGCGCTGGGCCCGATGGCCGGCGGCGTCCCGCTCGCGCTGCCCGTCTTCTTCTTCCCGCTCGTGCTCAACAGCTACCTGCTCTGTCTGCTCCTGCTCGGTGACCTGGCCCGCTCGCCGTGGGTCCGTCTCCCGGTCGTCGTCGCGACGATCGTCGGCATCGACCTGGTGCTGGACCCGGGCGCCGTCGCGCTGGGCTTCTGGGCGTACGACGGCGGCGGCGCCTTCTACGGCGTCCCCTGGAGCAACTACGCCGGCTGGGTACTCTCGGCGACGGTCGCCGTCGGCGCCTTCGACTGGGGGCTGGACCGCGAGGCGCTGCTCGCCCGGTTGGAGGCCTGTCCGTTCATGCTCGACGACATGGTGAGCTTCGTGATCCTGTGGGGCGGGATCAACGCCGCGTTCGGCAACTGGCTCCCGGTCGCGCTCGCGGGGCTGTTCGGGCTCGGCCTCGTCGTCACCGACCGCTTCGACGTGCCGACGCGGCCGCGGTGGGTACAGTAGCGACTCCGGGCACGTCGACCGTCGCGGGACGCCGACCGATTCCGTCGCGCGCTACCGACAGATGTCGTGGAGCCGCTCGAGCGAGTCGATGTCCCAGGTGGGCCAGACGTTCAGGTCCCAGTCGGAGCGGTGGGGGCGGCGGATGAACGCCGAGTCGATGCCGGCGTTCTCGGCGGCGCGGATGTCGGACTCGTTGTCGCCGACGAACAGCGCCGAGTCGGCGTCGAGGTCCGACAGGGCCCGCTCGATGTAGTGGGGGTTCGGTTTCCGTAACGTGAGGCTCTCGAGGGTCGCCTCGCGGCCGTAGGCGGTGTCGAAGTGGGCGCCCAGGTCGAAGTGGTCGAGGAGGAAATCGACCGTCTCCTGCTGGTTCGAGCTGACGATCCCCGTCGCCACGTCCAGATCCGCCAGCGTGTCGATATCGCCGTAGGGGGTCTTCCGTCCGGCCCGGGCCTCGTCCTGCTGTGCGCCCGAGACGGTGCTGTCGCGGGCGCGCCAGAACTGCGCCGGCTCGAAGCCGTAGGTATCGCAGACGCTGTTGACCTGTTCGGGAGTCGCTCCGATCGTCATGTCCTCGACGTGGTCGGGGTCCGGGTCGGACACACCGAACTGCGCGAACGTCTCCTCGGTCGCCTCCTGGAGGACGTCGAACCGCGTTCGGCCCACGAGGACACCGTCGTTGTCGAATACGACGGTATCGTACGTCATAGTCCCCCTGGGTCGCCCGCGGTGAAAGGGCTTGCGACCGCCGGCCCGCCCGGCGCGTGCGCCGACCGCACGCGACCCACCGACGACTCTCAGGCGAAATACCGCGACAGCGGTAGAACTTTGTGATGCTGTCTCATGGGTGAGTATGTATCGCAATGCAACCGTGCCAAAACTGTCAGACGGTCATCGACGAGTACACCCTGGACAAACAACTCGAACCGCTACGAGAGCTGACAGTCGACGATTTCAACCTCTGTGGCGACTGCGTGACGATCGCCGACGGCGCGTGCGTGGAGTGCGGCGGCGCGGTCTACGTCCCCCGGAACGAGGACGCCAGACCGGACTTCTGCCCGGCGTGTCGGTCCGACCGCATCGAGCGGACCGGTCGGGACCCCGGCTGGCACCTCGAATCGCCCTCGACGACCTGACCGCGGGCGGCTGCGACGCGGTTTTCGGCGGCACGAACGCGTCCGAGCGGCGGCTTCGTGCCGCAGCCGGCGACCGCCGGACCCTGATCGGACGATCGAATTTTTACCGACGGGTCTCGACGCCTCGACCATGCCGGGACCTGTTTTCATCGAGGGCGCGACGGTCGATCTGCGGACCATCGAAGACGAGGATATCGCGTTCCTCCGCGAGGGATCGCATCACCCGCGCGTCCGGCGCTACGCCGGTCCGGACGCACCGGTCGGCGGCGACGACTACGAGTCGCGTCTCTTCGACCGGATGGACGGCCCCGACGCCGTCGAGTTGCTCGTCTGCGACGGCGACGAACCGGTCGGCGACGTGTCGCTGGCACCGATCGACGACCGGCGCGGCTGGGCCAATCTCGGCTACTGGATCCACCCCGACCACCAGGGCGAGGGGTACGCCACCGAGGCGGCGCGGCTGGTCGTCGACCACGGATTCGCGGCGCTCGGGCTCCACCGTATCTCGGCGACGATCCACGCCGGCAACGGGGCCTCGGAGCGAGTCGTCGAGAAGCTGGGGTTCTCCCACGAGGGCACCAAGCGCGACGACGACTTCGTGAATGGGGAGTACGTCGACCGCGAGGTGTACGCCGTCCTCCGCGAGGAGTGGGACGGGTAGTAGCGAGCGGTCGGACACCCACCAGTTTTGTACGCACAGAACAAGTCCAAATCGATGAGCGCGATCCGTCCGTCGGAACTCGCCGAGCGACTCGAATCGGGATCGACCGACCGGCCGTTCGTCCTTGATATCCGCCCAACCCCGTCATATCGCTCGGACGCGATCGACGGGAGTCACAGTCTCCCGGTGTACGACGAGCTGCGTCGGGGAGAGGAGGGTGCCCTGTTGGACCGGCTGGAGGAGGTGCCGGCCGACCGCGACGTGGTCGTCGTCTGCAAGATGGGCATCGTCGCGAAGAAAGCGACCGGGCTGCTCGTCGACGAGGGGTACGACGCGGCGACGCTACTCGGCGGGATGAGCGGCTGGAACGGGTATCACGAGGGGTCGCTCACCTACAGGCTCCGGTCGCTGATCTGGCGGTTACGGTAGGGGAAACTTGGCGGTTAGAGCGGGGACAGCCGTGTTCAGTGACCGAACGACCGTGAAATTCTTGTTCGACCGGTCGAAAGAAAACGCATGAGTGGCACGGATGCCGGTCCGAACGACCGGATCCGACGGGAAGCGCTCGAGCGGGTAAGCGACGGCATCGTCGCGCTGGACGAGGGGTTTCGGTACACGTACGTCAACCACCGTGCCGAGCAGATCCTCGGCTGCGACGAGGAGGCGGTGCTCGGCGAGTGCATGTGGGACGTGTTCCCGGAGACACGGGGGACGGCTACCGAAGAGAACCTCAGAGCCGCCGCAACGTCGGGCGAGCAACGCAGTTTCGAGCGGTACAACGCGGCGCTGGAGCTGTGGTTCGACGTCCGTGTCTACCCGGACGACAGCGGCCTGACCGTCCACTTCACGGACGTCACCGAACGCAAAGTGTACGAACGCGAGCTTCGCGCGTCGACCCGAAAGCTGACCGCGCTCGTCGAGAGCACCTCGGAGGCGATCTACATCAAGGACCGCGACGGGCGATACCAGTTCGTCAACGAGGCGGCGGCGGACGTGTTCGGGCACGACCCGGAGACGGTCGTCGGACGGACCGACGAGGGGTTGTTCGACCCGGAGAGCGCCGCCGAGATCCGCGAACTGGACGACCGGATCGTCGAAGGCGACGAGCGGGACTCGCGTGAGACGGTCCGATACATCGACGGCGTCGAACACGTCTTCCTCGACGACAAGTACCCCTATCACGACGAGGACGGCGACGTGGTCGGTGTCATGGGGATCAGTCGCGACATCACCGACCGAAAACGGCGTTCGCGCCGTCTCGAGGCGCTCACCGAGGAGTACGAGGCCATCTTCGAGACAGCAGGCGACGCCATCTTCCTGGTCGACGTCGAACCCGGCCGGGGAGACGGGGTCGGCGGTGCAGAGGCCGAAGAGGCGGACTACGAGTTCCGCTTCCAGCGGCTCAACCCCTCTCACGAGGATACGACCGGTCTCACGACCGACGCGGTCAGGGGGAAGACACCGCGGGAGGTGCTCGGTGAGGACCTGGGTGCGGAGGTCGAAGCGAACTACCATCGCTGCGCCGAGACGCGCGAGCCGATCACCTACGACGAGGAACTCGAGTTGCCCGAGGGCCGGTTCGTCTGGGAGACGAACCTCGCGCCGGTCGTCGTGGACGGTCGCGTCGCGAGGATCGTCGGGATCGCGCGGGACGTGACCGAGCGCGTCGAACAGGAGCGGGAACTCCGACGGAAGAACGACCGGCTCGACGAGTTCGCGAGCGTCATCTCCCACGACCTGCGCAACCCGCTGAACGTCGCCCAGGGGCGAGCGGCGATGCTCGACCGGCACTGCGGCGGCGAGGCGCTCGAGCACCTCGAACCGACGCTCGAGGCGCTCGACCGGATGGAGGCCATCGTCGAGGACACGCTCACGCTCGCCCGGCAGGGCGAGACGGTCGGGGAGACCGACCGAATCCCTCTCCGCGCGCTCGCGAGCCAGTGCTGGGACCTCGTCGAGACCGCCGACGCGACGCTCGACGTCGAGAGCGGGGTGGCGATCGAAGGGGACCGCGAGCGGTTGCGTCACGTCTTCGAGAACCTGTTCAGGAACGCGGTCGAGCACGGTGGGCCGGACGTGACCGTCCGGGTGGGACGGACCGACGACGGCACCGTCTTCGTCGAAGACGACGGCCCGGGGATCGACCAAGCGGACCGCGGACGGGTGTTCGAGCCGGGTCACACGTCGGTCGATGGCGGGACCGGGTTCGGGCTGACGATCGTCCGGCGGATCGCCCAGGCCCACGATTGGACCGTCGCCGTCGGCGACGGACCGGACGGCGGTGCACGGTTCGAGTTGGACGGCGTCGACGCACCGGCCGGCTGATCCGAGCTACCGGAAAGCCGTGCGGGAGGCGGACGATATTTGGGTTCCCAGCGGCTAGCACCGCCGATGACAGACCTCTTCGACCCGCTGGAGCTTCGGGACACTACGGTCCCGAACCGGGTGATGGTCTCGCCGATGTGCCAGTACTCCTGTGACGCCCGCGACGGGCGTGCGACCGAGTGGCACCACGTTCACCTCGGGTCACGAGCCGTCGGTGGCGCCGGCCTCGTCGTGGCCGAAGCCACCGCCGTCGAGAAGCGCGGCCGGATCACCCCCGAGGACCTGGGGATCTGGAACGACGACCAGGCCGACGCGCTCGCGCGCACCACCCGGTTCGTGAAAGAACAGGGCGCCGTCCCGGGCATCCAGCTCGCTCACGCCGGTCGCAAGGCGTCGACAAGTCGCCCGTGGGACGGGAGCCGGCCGCTGTACCCCGACGACGGCGGCTGGGAAGTCGTCGGCCCGAGCGGCGACCCCTGGCCCTACGAGGACGACGACGGCGAGCGCGTCGACGCGCCGCCCACTCGCGAGATGGACCAGGGGGACATCGAGCAGGTGATCGACTCGTTCCGGACGGCCGCCGAGCGCGCCCGTGACGCCGGCTTCGAGGTCGCGGAGGTCCACGCCGCTCACGGCTACCTCCTCCACGAGTTCCTCTCGCCGGTGACGAACCACCGCGCGGGCGACTACGGCGGCGACTTCGAGGGCCGCACCCGGCTCACGCGGGAGGTCACCGAGGCTGTCCGGGAGGTCTGGCCCGACGGCAAGCCCGTATTCGTCCGGATCTCCGGCACCGACTGGTTCGACGACCGCGAGTCGTGGACCGTCGAGCAGTCCGCGCGGCTGGCCGACCGGCTGGCCGGTATCGGCGCCGACCTGATCGACGTGTCCAGCGGCGGGATCGCGCCCGGTTCCTGGCCCGAACAGGCCGGGCCGAACTACCAGCTTCCCCTGGCCGAGACGGTCCGCGAGACGTCCGAGAGCGACATCGCCGTCGGCACCGTCGGCGGGATCACGACGCCCGAGCAGGCCCAGGCGGTCGTCGCCAACGACCGCGCCGATCTGGCCATCGTCGGCCGGCAGTTCCTCCGCGATCCCTACTTCGGGCTGCGCGCGGCCGACGCCCTCGACGCCACCGACGAGGTCACGGGACCGCCGCAGTACCGTCGCGGGTTCGGTTTCTGAGCGAGCGAGACGACGGGCGGAAGATAGGCAGGTCGAAGTGTCACCGGCCGTTGGGTCCGTCGTGCGAGTCCGCGCCGGCCCGCCGGGTCGAGGTCGAGCACCACACTCCAATTCATGACAGCGCTCTCTACAGTCTTCGGACGGATCGGGCCGGTCGTCACTCGTGGCGGTCGCTCGGACGCGACGGACGGGCTCGCGATACCCGTCGGCCAGCAACTGGCCGCCGACGGGCTCGACGCCGTGCTGGCGGTCGACCGAGCCGCCGTCGACCTGGTGCTGGCGGTCCGACGACCGTTACTGACGAAGTTCATGACCTCGGTCACCGGGATCGGGTCGGCGGCCAGTGTCGCGGTGCTACTGGGCCTGTTCTACCTGGCGGGTTGGAAGCGCGAGTTCGCGCTGGCGGGCGTCGCGCTGGTACCGACGGGTATCGTCGTCGTGACGCTCATGGGCGCGGTCCAGCGACCCTTCCCGCCGAGTCCGGTCTGTATGACTGGTGACACCGGGATGGCACCCCACTCGTTTCCGTCGGGCCACGCCGCCGCGGCGACGGTGTACGCGCTGGTCGCGCGTCGCTCGGCGGTGTTGCCGTTCGCGGTCGTCACGGGACTGGCCGCGCTGGTGGCGGTCTCGCGGATCTACCTCGGCACCCACTACCTCAGCGACACCGTGGCGGGCGTCGCTATCGGTGTCGGTGGGTTCGCGCTCGCGCTCGTCGTC
This DNA window, taken from Halosimplex litoreum, encodes the following:
- a CDS encoding phosphatase PAP2 family protein yields the protein MTALSTVFGRIGPVVTRGGRSDATDGLAIPVGQQLAADGLDAVLAVDRAAVDLVLAVRRPLLTKFMTSVTGIGSAASVAVLLGLFYLAGWKREFALAGVALVPTGIVVVTLMGAVQRPFPPSPVCMTGDTGMAPHSFPSGHAAAATVYALVARRSAVLPFAVVTGLAALVAVSRIYLGTHYLSDTVAGVAIGVGGFALALVVLDRFGDRLPPGFAGNH
- a CDS encoding DUF7571 family protein; protein product: MQPCQNCQTVIDEYTLDKQLEPLRELTVDDFNLCGDCVTIADGACVECGGAVYVPRNEDARPDFCPACRSDRIERTGRDPGWHLESPSTT
- the cruF gene encoding bisanhydrobacterioruberin hydratase: MAPDWVESAGWPTSGSIDRGRIEARLDRLVRLNRFTIAVVFPVTGAVLLLASALGWFATAVAALPAPLASGLAWLPEALAFNPWLVLVGVVVMRLPLVAGVAPLLDRRATLALVALAAYAYGIEFVGVTTGWPYGAFEYGVALGPMAGGVPLALPVFFFPLVLNSYLLCLLLLGDLARSPWVRLPVVVATIVGIDLVLDPGAVALGFWAYDGGGAFYGVPWSNYAGWVLSATVAVGAFDWGLDREALLARLEACPFMLDDMVSFVILWGGINAAFGNWLPVALAGLFGLGLVVTDRFDVPTRPRWVQ
- a CDS encoding GNAT family N-acetyltransferase, with protein sequence MPGPVFIEGATVDLRTIEDEDIAFLREGSHHPRVRRYAGPDAPVGGDDYESRLFDRMDGPDAVELLVCDGDEPVGDVSLAPIDDRRGWANLGYWIHPDHQGEGYATEAARLVVDHGFAALGLHRISATIHAGNGASERVVEKLGFSHEGTKRDDDFVNGEYVDREVYAVLREEWDG
- a CDS encoding NADH:flavin oxidoreductase/NADH oxidase, which translates into the protein MTDLFDPLELRDTTVPNRVMVSPMCQYSCDARDGRATEWHHVHLGSRAVGGAGLVVAEATAVEKRGRITPEDLGIWNDDQADALARTTRFVKEQGAVPGIQLAHAGRKASTSRPWDGSRPLYPDDGGWEVVGPSGDPWPYEDDDGERVDAPPTREMDQGDIEQVIDSFRTAAERARDAGFEVAEVHAAHGYLLHEFLSPVTNHRAGDYGGDFEGRTRLTREVTEAVREVWPDGKPVFVRISGTDWFDDRESWTVEQSARLADRLAGIGADLIDVSSGGIAPGSWPEQAGPNYQLPLAETVRETSESDIAVGTVGGITTPEQAQAVVANDRADLAIVGRQFLRDPYFGLRAADALDATDEVTGPPQYRRGFGF
- a CDS encoding HAD family hydrolase, whose amino-acid sequence is MTYDTVVFDNDGVLVGRTRFDVLQEATEETFAQFGVSDPDPDHVEDMTIGATPEQVNSVCDTYGFEPAQFWRARDSTVSGAQQDEARAGRKTPYGDIDTLADLDVATGIVSSNQQETVDFLLDHFDLGAHFDTAYGREATLESLTLRKPNPHYIERALSDLDADSALFVGDNESDIRAAENAGIDSAFIRRPHRSDWDLNVWPTWDIDSLERLHDICR
- a CDS encoding SDR family NAD(P)-dependent oxidoreductase produces the protein MDGATVVVTGGTRGIGRAVVEAVADAGAHVVTCARDTDALVELAAAVHESGGSVTTQRADVRDEFDVERLLETAAREGGAVDVVVANAGVYHGDPGETPIDRESYAAFDDTMRTNARGVFATFREASPHLADDARLLALSGGIAREAREGFGAYAASKAAVEGLVRQFAADTDWPAAVVDPGAVATDLTGGRGTDPERAADLVVWAARDADPDRLDGSVLDRRAMRET
- a CDS encoding PAS domain-containing protein, which translates into the protein MSGTDAGPNDRIRREALERVSDGIVALDEGFRYTYVNHRAEQILGCDEEAVLGECMWDVFPETRGTATEENLRAAATSGEQRSFERYNAALELWFDVRVYPDDSGLTVHFTDVTERKVYERELRASTRKLTALVESTSEAIYIKDRDGRYQFVNEAAADVFGHDPETVVGRTDEGLFDPESAAEIRELDDRIVEGDERDSRETVRYIDGVEHVFLDDKYPYHDEDGDVVGVMGISRDITDRKRRSRRLEALTEEYEAIFETAGDAIFLVDVEPGRGDGVGGAEAEEADYEFRFQRLNPSHEDTTGLTTDAVRGKTPREVLGEDLGAEVEANYHRCAETREPITYDEELELPEGRFVWETNLAPVVVDGRVARIVGIARDVTERVEQERELRRKNDRLDEFASVISHDLRNPLNVAQGRAAMLDRHCGGEALEHLEPTLEALDRMEAIVEDTLTLARQGETVGETDRIPLRALASQCWDLVETADATLDVESGVAIEGDRERLRHVFENLFRNAVEHGGPDVTVRVGRTDDGTVFVEDDGPGIDQADRGRVFEPGHTSVDGGTGFGLTIVRRIAQAHDWTVAVGDGPDGGARFELDGVDAPAG
- a CDS encoding rhodanese-like domain-containing protein; this encodes MSAIRPSELAERLESGSTDRPFVLDIRPTPSYRSDAIDGSHSLPVYDELRRGEEGALLDRLEEVPADRDVVVVCKMGIVAKKATGLLVDEGYDAATLLGGMSGWNGYHEGSLTYRLRSLIWRLR
- a CDS encoding prenyltransferase — its product is MASLTARLGALAPPDTTVGYLLRLSRPRFWLYLAGPAMVGTVFAAGTTDALFTPLTVVLAAYFLVPANVFLYGVNDVFDADIDVENPKKEDKEVRYRGSRAVVAAVLASGVFGIAILPVLPTEAVFAMLAFLALSVQYSAPPFRFKTTPLLDSLSNGLYVLPGVVAYATVAGAFPPTLAVAGAWLWTMAMHTFSAVPDIEPDRAAGIETTATLLGEGPTYAYCAVVWAAAAAVFWLVHPYWGGLLAVYPVFTAGVALTDVSVDRAYWWFPFLNTAVGTLLTMGGLWVILYGA
- a CDS encoding phytoene desaturase family protein — its product is MVGLSGRADGESVTVVGGGVGGLSTAAYLADAGADVTLVEKNDQLGGRASRLEADGFRFDMGPSWYLMPDVFERFFAHFGKAPSDYYDLERLDPHYRIFFKNEGIGAGDGEQVDIAADRSKNRELFESIEPGAGEAFDEYLATSERHYETAMEKFVYEDRSSLRDWVDLDVMRAAPIGIKLMRSMQGHVDNYFENPKLQQIMQYTLVFLGGSPRNTPALYNMMSHVDFNMGVYYPVANEADENGDHPGGIGVVVDAFVDLCRELGVDFETGVEVDEITRRKRGFLVADETGAERRPDRVVVNADYAHAEQELLPEHERQYDDGYWDDRTYAPSAYLLYLGVEGDVPELAHHTLVLPDDWDPHFEKIFDDPAWPDEPAYYLCVPSKTDDTVAPEGHSNLFVLVPIAPGLEDSPARRDRYREQILDDVADHTGTDLRDRIVFEEDFCVSDFVDRYNATAGTALGLAHTLRQTALLRPPNRSDAVEGLYFTGSFTTPGIGVPMCLISGQHTAQALVDDVN